The proteins below come from a single Megalops cyprinoides isolate fMegCyp1 chromosome 5, fMegCyp1.pri, whole genome shotgun sequence genomic window:
- the LOC118778124 gene encoding coxsackievirus and adenovirus receptor homolog: MLEGSDMLKLGLYPRTLLAAVCAVAVYLSTGVTVAMQVTSAGPQTIQKAQGEKVTLECMYTPAPSDVGELDIEWSVVSPDMTQKDNLIMSYTGGKKWTHGDPTLTTGLEFRAGDPSHGDASVSIAALKVSHTGTYQCKVKKAPGVDMRKVTVVVMERPSVPKCWMEGSDSVGGAVSLHCKASQGSTPLKYLWARESGGTVPPSATQDPLTGELRIGNLSESFSGSYRCEVSNAVGTERCRFVLRAQKPPSRAGVVVGTVIGALLLVIILALLLFLLICALKRRKNKEAANDIREDSPPPVSRPHSRVSSFRPGVIYSSVRTGGAWPDSEFSSVLSSSNKPPQPASSLSTGLKYDTSYGHPV, from the exons GTGTCACTGTGGCAATGCAGGTGACCTCTGCTGGCCCTCAGACTATTCAGAAAGCACAGGGGGAGAAGGTGACTCTAGAATGCATGTACACGCCTGCTCCATCTGACGTTGGAGAGCTGGACATCGAGTGGTCAGTTGTCAGTCCTGACATGACCCAGAAAGACAACCTG ATCATGTCCTACACTGGCGGGAAGAAGTGGACCCATGGTGACCCCACCTTAACGACGGGTCTGGAGTTCCGGGCAGGTGACCCCAGCCACGGAGACGCCTCCGTCTCCATCGCGGCTCTGAAGGTGTCTCACACCGGCACCTACCAATGCAAGGTGAAGAAAGCTCCAGGAGTGGACATGCGCAAGGTTACCGTGGTAGTAATGG agcGGCCCTCTGTGCCTAAGTGCTGGATGGAAGGGAGTGATTCAGTAGGGGGCGCTGTCTCCTTACACTGCAAAGCATCGCAGGGTTCCACACCGCTGAAGTACCTATGGGCGAGAGAGAGCGGAGGGACGGTCCCCCCCAGCGCCACACAGG ACCCTCTGACCGGTGAGCTGCGGATCGGCAACCTCTCGGAAAGCTTCTCCGGGAGCTACCGCTGCGAGGTGAGCAACGCGGTGGGGACGGAGCGCTGCCGATTCGTCCTGCGAGCACAGAAGC CCCCCAGCAGAGCCGGCGTAGTTGTGGGCACTGTGATAGGTGCTCTCCTGCTGGTCATCATCCTGGCGTTGCTGCTCTTTCTTCTGATTTGCGCACTGAAGCGGCGAAAGAACAAGGAAGCGGCCAATGACATCAG ggaGGACTCCCCGCCCCCTGTGAGTCGCCCCCACAGCCGGGTCTCCAGCTTCCGTCCGGGGGTAATCTACAGCTCGGTGAGGACGGGCGGCGCCTGGCCCGACTCAGAGTTCAGCAGCGTCCTGTCAAGCTCCAACAAGCCTCCACAGCCCGCCTCTTCCCTGAGCACAGGGCTGAAATATGACACCTCGTATGGACACCCTGTTTAG